A genome region from Musa acuminata AAA Group cultivar baxijiao chromosome BXJ3-5, Cavendish_Baxijiao_AAA, whole genome shotgun sequence includes the following:
- the LOC135638295 gene encoding histone H3.2 — MARTKQTARKSTGGKAPRKQLATKAARKSAPATGGVKKPHRFRPGTVALREIRKYQKSTELLIRKLPFQRLVREIAQDFKTDLRFQSSAVAALQEAAEAYLVGLFEDTNLCAIHAKRVTIMPKDIQLARRIRGERA; from the coding sequence ATGGCCAGGACGAAGCAGACGGCACGGAAGTCCACGGGCGGCAAGGCGCCGCGGAAGCAACTGGCGACGAAGGCGGCGAGGAAGTCCGCCCCCGCAACCGGCGGCGTAAAAAAGCCCCACCGTTTCCGCCCCGGGACGGTGGCGCTGAGGGAGATCCGCAAGTACCAGAAGAGCACGGAGCTGCTCATCCGGAAGTTGCCCTTTCAACGCCTTGTCCGCGAGATCGCGCAGGACTTCAAGACCGATCTCCGCTTCCAGAGCTCCGCCGTCGCGGCCCTCCAGGAGGCGGCCGAGGCCTACCTCGTCGGCCTCTTCGAGGACACCAACCTCTGCGCCATCCACGCCAAGAGGGTCACCATCATGCCCAAGGACATCCAGCTCGCCCGTCGGATCCGCGGTGAGAGGGCATGA
- the LOC135638212 gene encoding dof zinc finger protein DOF1.1-like, whose translation MCSLSSTCAAYTATLAYKLRPLRLLLPLLISRLLPPLLFRPSGGGSTAMLSSNDNVLSYAPPVVADRRWKPIVELAPNCPRCHSSNTKFCYYNNYSLSQPRYFCKGCRRYWTKGGSLRNVPVGGGCRKSRRAKSTKPSTVSPVAGSITNSSPPLLPGPIRPDLMLNEMVSDSCMTRASTIDDSTAPADGSAIDLQALYAKYSNQRPQTEIGPVTAESQLAEGDHEPVGSVGTSSESSSCNQVFSQPMEEEEEEEEAIALLRHVDPPYNIEHSRLPLDLTGPVEWPMQPVTNYVSLDCPSGSGLIYEEFESVAVGGMHHQQSPLNDDWSLLDYSSFDAFDRC comes from the coding sequence ATGTGTTCTCTCTCCTCCACATGCGCTGCCTACACCGCAACCTTGGCCTACAAATTACGACCCCttcgcctcctcctccctctcctcatTTCTCGCCTTCTTCCGCCCCTCTTGTTTAGGCCGTCAGGTGGTGGCTCTACGGCAATGCTTTCATCGAACGATAACGTGCTCTCTTACGCCCCGCCAGTGGTGGCGGACCGGCGGTGGAAGCCCATCGTCGAGCTCGCGCCGAACTGCCCCCGCTGCCACTCCtccaacaccaagttctgctactacaacaactacagcctCAGCCAGCCGCGCTACTTCTGCAAGGGCTGCCGGCGGTACTGGACCAAGGGCGGATCGCTCCGCAACGTACCGGTTGGCGGCGGCTGCCGTAAGAGCCGCCGGGCCAAGTCAACGAAGCCGTCCACCGTCTCTCCGGTGGCCGGCAGCATCACAAACTCCTCACCCCCCCTCCTCCCGGGTCCGATCCGCCCCGACCTCATGCTGAACGAGATGGTGAGTGACTCATGCATGACTCGGGCGTCGACGATTGACGACTCGACCGCCCCCGCCGACGGATCCGCCATCGATCTCCAGGCCTTATACGCCAAGTACTCGAATCAGCGTCCGCAGACGGAGATAGGCCCGGTCACGGCGGAATCACAGCTCGCGGAAGGTGATCATGAGCCGGTGGGCTCAGTTGGAACGTCGAGCGAGTCGAGTTCATGCAACCAGGTGTTCTCCCAGccgatggaagaagaagaagaagaagaagaagccatagCGCTACTGAGGCATGTGGATCCGCCATACAACATCGAACACTCTCGTCTACCTTTGGATCTAACCGGTCCTGTAGAGTGGCCAATGCAACCTGTGACCAACTACGTATCCCTGGATTGTCCGAGTGGTTCAGGTCTGATCTATGAAGAGTTTGAATCAGTCGCAGTAGGTGGCATGCACCATCAACAGAGCCCGCTTAACGATGACTGGAGCTTACTGGACTACTCGAGTTTCGATGCCTTCGACAGATGCTGA
- the LOC135637667 gene encoding serine/threonine-protein kinase ATG1t-like isoform X1 has protein sequence MMAAGLTNTAIAGDFEVRERLASVLWRAVHRKSGREVVVKQVNLSGLSRQLRDCLDCELNFLASVRHPNIIRLLDVIQDDGCIFLIFEFCPGGNLATFIQHTGHLNEDTVRKFMRQLGAGMEVMHVHHIIHRDLKPENILLSAPSCDAVLKIADFGFARVVHPGQHIDMVCGTSFYMAPEVMQFQKYDDKVDMWSLGAILFELLNGHPPYCGRNNVQLLQNIRKSSSLPFSQSILSSFHADSLDLCTRLLCEDPVKRMSFDEFYHHRFLR, from the exons ATGATGGCGGCGGGACTGACGAATACTGCCATCGCCGGCGATTTCGAGGTGAGGGAGAGGCTCGCGTCGGTTTTGTGGCGGGCGGTGCACCGGAAAAGCGGCCGAGAGGTGGTGGTGAAGCAGGTGAACCTCTCGGGGCTCAGCCGGCAACTGAGGGACTGCCTCGACTGTGAGCTCAACTTCCTGGCCAGCGTCAGGCACCCCAATATCATCCGCCTACTCGATGTGATCCAG GATGATGGATGCATATTCCTTATCTTCGAATTCTGCCCAGGTGGAAATTTAGCCACTTTCATTCAACACACTGGCCATCTCAACGAAGATACAGTCAGAAAATTCATGAGACAGCTAG GAGCTGGTATGGAGGTGATGCATGTTCACCATATTATTCATAGGGACTTGAAACCTGAG AATATACTGCTCTCTGCTCCCAGCTGCGATGCAGTGCTAAAGATAGCTGATTTTGGCTTTGCAAG AGTTGTTCATCCTGGTCAGCACATTGACATGGTTTGCGGAACATCTTTCTACATGGCTCCGGAAGTAATGCAGTTCCAGAAGTATGATGATAAG GTAGATATGTGGAGTCTTGGCGCAATTCTTTTTGAGCTTCTGAATGGGCATCCACCATATTGTGGCCGAAACAATGTTCAG CTTCTACAGAATATAAGGAAGAGTTCTTCGCTGCCATTTTCGCAGTCCATTCTCTCTAGCTTTCATGCTGACTCCCTTGACCTATGCACTAGGCTCTTGTGTGAAGATCCAG tAAAACGCATGTCCTTCGACGAGTTTTATCACCACAGATTCTTGAGATGA
- the LOC108952840 gene encoding extensin-1-like produces the protein MMGALGERKAFMACLFFSLAIVLISLSLPLQAQAFHHDHPPKEHHHHHPYPHNSPTPPPSPPYHYKSPPPRTHHHKPPLLPPPYHHISPPPPPPTHHHGPPLLPPPPPPPYHHKSPPSFPPVYTSPPPSSPPVYKPPPPPPTHHYKPPLLPPPPPPPPYHHKSPPSSPPVYTSPPPSSPPVYKPPPPPPTHHYKPPLLPPPPPPPPPYHHKSPPSSPPVYKPPPPPPTHHYKPPLLPPPPPPPPPYHHKSPPSSPPVYKSPPPSSPPVYKPPPSPPTHHHGPPLLPPPRPPYHHKSPPSSPPVYTSPPPSSPPVYKPPPPPPTHHYKPPLLPPPPPPPPYHHKSPPSSPPVYNPPLPPPTHHYKPPLLPPPHPPPPYHHKSPPSSPPVHNSPPPPTYKKKTPPPSHHKPPLPPSHIYASPPPPPRYH, from the coding sequence ATGATGGGTGCATTGGGAGAGAGGAAGGCGTTCATGGCCTGCCTCTTCTTCTCACTTGCCATTGTCCTCATCTCTCTAAGTTTGCCCCTTCAAGCACAAGCATTCCACCATGACCATCCTCCAAAGGAGCACCATCATCACCACCCTTATCCTCACAACTCACCAACACCACCTCCTTCGCCTCCTTACCACTATAAATCACCACCACCACGTACCCACCACCACAAGCCTCCATTGCTTCCACCTCCTTACCACCATatatcaccaccaccacctccacctaCCCACCACCACGGGCCTCCATTgcttccacctcctcctcctcctccatatcaTCACAAATCACCACCTTCATTTCCTCCGGTTTACACGTCGCCACCACCTTCATCTCCTCCGGTTTACAAgcctccaccacctccacctACCCACCACTACAAGCCACCATTacttccaccaccacctcctcctcctccatatcaTCACAAATCACCACCTTCATCTCCTCCGGTTTACACGTCGCCACCACCTTCATCTCCTCCAGTTTACAAGCCGCCGCCACCTCCACCTACCCACCACTACAAGCCACCATtgcttccaccaccaccacctcctcctcctccatatcaTCATAAATCACCACCTTCATCTCCTCCAGTTTACAAGCCGCCGCCACCTCCACCTACCCACCACTACAAGCCACCATTGcttccaccaccacctccccctcctcctccataTCATCACAAATCACCACCTTCATCTCCTCCGGTTTACAAGTCGCCACCACCTTCATCTCCTCCAGTTTACAAGCCGCCACCATCTCCACCTACCCACCACCACGGGCCTCCATTGCTTCCACCTCCTCGTCCTCCATATCATCACAAATCACCACCTTCATCTCCTCCGGTTTACACGTCGCCACCACCTTCATCTCCTCCGGTTTACAAGCCGCCACCACCTCCACCTACCCACCACTACAAGCCACCATTgcttccaccaccacctcctcctcctccatatcaTCACAAATCACCACCTTCGTCTCCTCCAGTTTACAACCCGCCACTACCTCCACCTACCCACCACTACAAGCCACCATTGCTTCCACCACCACATCCTCCTCCTCCATATCATCACAAATCACCTCCTTCATCTCCTCCAGTTCACAACTCGCCACCACCTCCTACCTACAAAAAGAAAACACCACCTCCGTCTCACCACAAGCCACCACTCCCTCCATCCCATATATACgcttcacctcctcctcctcctcgttacCACTAG
- the LOC135638649 gene encoding protein SMAX1-LIKE 3-like, translating into MRGGCTVQQALTPEAATVVMQAVSLAQQRGHAQVTPLHVANIMLSSSTGLLRVACLQSHSHPLRCKALELCFNVALNRLPTSSSSGSILSSYPHHHHHHPALSNALVAAFKRAQAHQRRGSVEIQQQPLLVVKIELQQLIISILDDPSVSRVMREAGFSSTQVKSNVEQAISVENSVPSSGPYKPPGNDYALSPLAKKSRSSDEVRNEEVDSVMESLVRGRKKSVVIVGECKATCESVVRRIMERVENGDVPEALRALHFRNLSLSSYGQLSREEVEERIRELRRLVKGRSTVLYLGDLKCTTDFKISRGEKEGSSYCPLEHAIMELGRLASNGVEGECGGGRTWLLGIATYQTYMTCISGLPSLGTLWDVQPLFVPGGGSLELSLSFDSGVERQSRSKELGVGPCWQLEEDRSRKKNAGNCADCCSTFQGPKDLVSGGHGTMASSLPSWLRRFEERGSTSSDSPDSLQLYGLSKKWNTMCNSVQKLHCHHPRKAQFLSWSSPSSSLHHTPRDWPVTGNNKDPSSEFHFWLPGNAHKDDEEQLLPSTSGKHYPTIDSMEVEYTSRFKELNAENLKTLCSALEEQVPWQKDIISDIASTILQCRSGMLRRKERLQSQGTKQETWLFFQGSDFEGKVKIAMEVGRLVFGSFTDFISIGPCTLSSRSDSEASRSYFERFGEAVRDNPHRVILMEDVEQADEHSREGIKNAIRRGKILSCSSEEEVSVSDAIIIFTSESHGSRSSACSPTAKPRLDELVEEGEDSKHTESFVLDLNLSATDDTEDWSSDGVRLSEIVDRTFLLKLPQSI; encoded by the exons ATGAGAGGAGGTTGTACAGTGCAACAAGCACTGACACCAGAAGCAGCAACGGTGGTGATGCAAGCAGTAAGCCTGGCGCAGCAGCGAGGGCATGCGCAGGTGACGCCGCTGCATGTGGCTAACATCATGCTCTCTTCCTCCACCGGCCTCCTGCGAGTGGCCTGCCTCCAGTCCCACTCCCATCCTCTCCGCTGCAAAGCCCTCGAGCTCTGCTTCAACGTCGCGCTCAACCGTCtccccacctcctcctcctcaggcTCGATTCTAAGCTCCTAcccacaccaccaccaccaccaccctgcCCTGTCCAATGCCCTGGTGGCTGCTTTTAAGAGAGCTCAGGCCCACCAGCGCCGGGGATCCGTCGAGATCCAGCAACAGCCGCTGCTCGTCGTCAAGATAGAGCTGCAGCAGCTCATCATCTCCATCTTAGACGACCCCAGCGTCAGCAGAGTCATGAGGGAGGCTGGCTTCTCAAGTACCCAAGTGAAGAGCAACGTGGAGCAAGCTATATCTGTAGAGAATAGTGTCCCAAGTTCTGGGCCTTACAAACCCCCCGGCAACGACTACGCTCTCTCACCGTTAGCAAAGAAATCAAGGTCTTCCGATGAAGTGAGGAACGAGGAAGTCGACAGTGTCATGGAGTCCTTGGtgagagggaggaagaagagtgtTGTGATCGTAGGGGAGTGCAAGGCCACCTGTGAGTCTGTCGTCAGAAGGATAATGGAAAGAGTTGAGAACGGGGACGTGCCTGAGGCTTTGAGGGCTCTCCACTTCAGAAACCTCTCGCTGTCTTCGTATGGGCAGTTATCAAGGGAAGAGGTCGAGGAGAGAATTAGAGAACTGAGGCGCCTCGTGAAGGGAAGAAGCACTGTTCTTTACTTGGGAGATTTGAAGTGCACAACCGACTTTAAGATTAGTCGTGGGGAGAAGGAAGGAAGCTCGTACTGCCCCTTGGAGCATGCGATCATGGAGCTTGGCAGGTTGGCCTCCAATGGCGTCGAGGGGGAGTGTGGTGGTGGGAGAACATGGCTTTTGGGGATTGCCACATACCAGACTTACATGACTTGCATCTCTGGGCTTCCTTCTTTGGGAACTCTTTGGGATGTCCAGCCTTTGTTTGTTCCTGGTGGTGGAAGCTTGGAGTTAAGCCTCAGCTTCGACAG TGGTGTAGAAAGGCAATCGAGGAGCAAGGAACTCGGAGTGGGACCTTGTTGGCAATTAGAAGAAGATCGAAGCAGGAAAAAGAATGCTGGTAATTGTGCTGATTGCTGCAGCACATTTCAAGGACCAAAAGACCTTGTCAGCGGTGGACATGGTACGATGGCCTCAAGTCTGCCTTCATGGCTTCGACGGTTTGAAGAGAGAGGAAGCACATCAAGTGATAGCCCG GACTCTCTCCAGCTTTATGGCCTATCCAAGAAGTGGAACACCATGTGCAACTCAGTGCAGAAGCTCCATTGTCACCACCCCAGGAAAGCACAGTTCTTGTCATGGAGTTCTCCGTCTTCTTCCTTGCACCATACTCCTCGAGATTGGCCAGTCACAGGGAACAACAAGGACCCCTCCTCAGAATTCCACTTTTGGTTACCTGGAAACGCCCATAAAGATGATGAGGAGCAACTGCTGCCATCCACTAGTGGCAAACACTACCCTACCATTGATTCCATGGAAGTGGAATATACCTCGAGGTTCAAGGAGCTGAATGCTGAGAATCTAAAGACACTGTGCAGTGCATTGGAGGAGCAGGTGCCATGGCAGAAGGACATCATCTCTGACATAGCAAGCACTATTCTGCAATGCCGATCGGGGATGCTGAGGAGGAAGGAGAGACTGCAATCACAGGGGACCAAGCAAGAGACATGGCTGTTCTTCCAAGGTAGCGACTTCGAAGGCAAAGTAAAGATCGCAATGGAGGTCGGCAGACTAGTTTTTGGCTCGTTTACTGACTTCATTTCGATCGGTCCGTGCACTCTCTCATCAAGATCTGATTCCGAAGCAAGCCGTAGCTATTTCGAGAGGTTTGGAGAAGCAGTCAGAGACAATCCTCACAGAGTTATCCTAATGGAAGACGTGGAGCAAGCAGACGAGCACTCACGAGAAGGGATTAAGAACGCGATACGACGAGGGAAAATTCTGAGCTGCAGCTCGGAGGAGGAGGTCAGTGTAAGCGATGCCATCATCATCTTCACCAGCGAAAGCCATGGCTCAAGATCGAGTGCATGCTCTCCTACAGCTAAGCCAAGATTGGATGAGCTTGTAGAGGAAGGAGAGGACTCGAAGCACACAGAATCCTTTGTTCTAGATTTGAATCTTTCTGCCACTGATGACACGGAGGATTGGTCATCCGATGGTGTGAGGCTTTCCGAAATAGTCGACAGAACATTCCTCTTGAAGCTGCCACAAAGCATTTGA
- the LOC135637667 gene encoding serine/threonine-protein kinase ATG1t-like isoform X2 — translation MMAAGLTNTAIAGDFEVRERLASVLWRAVHRKSGREVVVKQVNLSGLSRQLRDCLDCELNFLASVRHPNIIRLLDVIQDDGCIFLIFEFCPGGNLATFIQHTGHLNEDTVRKFMRQLGAGMEVMHVHHIIHRDLKPENILLSAPSCDAVLKIADFGFARVVHPGQHIDMVCGTSFYMAPEVMQFQKYDDKVDMWSLGAILFELLNGHPPYCGRNNVQNIRKSSSLPFSQSILSSFHADSLDLCTRLLCEDPVKRMSFDEFYHHRFLR, via the exons ATGATGGCGGCGGGACTGACGAATACTGCCATCGCCGGCGATTTCGAGGTGAGGGAGAGGCTCGCGTCGGTTTTGTGGCGGGCGGTGCACCGGAAAAGCGGCCGAGAGGTGGTGGTGAAGCAGGTGAACCTCTCGGGGCTCAGCCGGCAACTGAGGGACTGCCTCGACTGTGAGCTCAACTTCCTGGCCAGCGTCAGGCACCCCAATATCATCCGCCTACTCGATGTGATCCAG GATGATGGATGCATATTCCTTATCTTCGAATTCTGCCCAGGTGGAAATTTAGCCACTTTCATTCAACACACTGGCCATCTCAACGAAGATACAGTCAGAAAATTCATGAGACAGCTAG GAGCTGGTATGGAGGTGATGCATGTTCACCATATTATTCATAGGGACTTGAAACCTGAG AATATACTGCTCTCTGCTCCCAGCTGCGATGCAGTGCTAAAGATAGCTGATTTTGGCTTTGCAAG AGTTGTTCATCCTGGTCAGCACATTGACATGGTTTGCGGAACATCTTTCTACATGGCTCCGGAAGTAATGCAGTTCCAGAAGTATGATGATAAG GTAGATATGTGGAGTCTTGGCGCAATTCTTTTTGAGCTTCTGAATGGGCATCCACCATATTGTGGCCGAAACAATGTTCAG AATATAAGGAAGAGTTCTTCGCTGCCATTTTCGCAGTCCATTCTCTCTAGCTTTCATGCTGACTCCCTTGACCTATGCACTAGGCTCTTGTGTGAAGATCCAG tAAAACGCATGTCCTTCGACGAGTTTTATCACCACAGATTCTTGAGATGA
- the LOC135638099 gene encoding U-box domain-containing protein 29-like produces MGRRREKGGRVDGLEVKLPSFFRCPISLEVMRSPVSLCTGVTYDRDSIQRWLDSGHRTCPTTRLPLPSPVHLVPNLTLRRLIHLWSSPHLLPPPPPSSSPDDLLLDLRSSSSDTLPLLDRLSAFFSSPATDDSEKDRLASSVHFAPALVSRVVDDNAGLEALRAAVRVLALVLGMESRRELAIAALFADLDGSVSALLKVLKSRDGAEEYRIDAATVLESILSSPSCDGERRILIVEKPDLFPELVRLIDPPDTMDPAAADAGLRCLLAAAKGRHARAGMARAGAVPALARALTAAELPATTAERALKAMEAAARSTEGRAAVCEAAEACVGAVMERVLKVGREGREAAVAVLWAACVAAEDRRAREAVAVARGGAAKILVVMQGGCSPAAARMARELLRVFKVDAESCSVGYDTKTTHIMPY; encoded by the coding sequence atggggaggaggagagagaagggAGGGAGAGTGGATGGGCTGGAGGTGAAATTGCCGAGCTTCTTCCGGTGCCCGATATCGCTGGAGGTGATGAGGTCGCCCGTCAGTCTGTGCACCGGCGTCACCTACGACCGGGACTCGATCCAGCGGTGGCTCGACTCCGGCCACCGGACCTGCCCTACCACCCGccttcccctcccctcccccgtCCACCTCGTCCCCAACCTCACCCTCCGCCGCCTCATCCACCTCTGGTCCTCCCCTCACCTCCTTCCCCCGCCTCCCCCGTCCTCCTCCCCCGACGACCTCCTCCTTGACCTCCGATCCTCTTCCTCCGACACCCTCCCTCTCCTCGACCGTCTCTCCGCCTTCTTCTCCTCCCCCGCCACCGACGACTCCGAAAAGGACCGCCTTGCCTCCTCGGTGCACTTCGCCCCCGCCCTCGTCTCCCGTGTCGTCGATGATAACGCCGGATTAGAAGCCCTGCGAGCGGCCGTCAGGGTCCTCGCTCTGGTCCTGGGAATGGAGAGCCGCAGAGAACTCGCGATCGCGGCGCTCTTCGCGGACCTCGATGGGTCCGTCTCCGCGCTCCTCAAAGTCCTCAAGAGCCGCGACGGGGCGGAAGAATACCGAATCGACGCGGCTACGGTTCTCGAGTCGATCCTGTCGTCTCCTTCTTGTGACGGCGAGAGGAGGATCTTGATCGTGGAGAAGCCGGATCTTTTCCCGGAGCTCGTCCGCTTGATCGACCCGCCGGACACGATGGACCCGGCGGCCGCAGACGCGGGGCTGCGGTGCCTGCTCGCAGCGGCCAAGGGGAGGCACGCGCGGGCGGGAATGGCTCGTGCCGGGGCTGTGCCCGCGCTCGCGAGGGCGCTGACGGCCGCGGAGCTGCCCGCCACGACGGCAGAGCGGGCGCTAAAAGCGATGGAGGCCGCGGCGAGAAGCACAGAGGGGAGAGCGGCGGTATGCGAGGCCGCAGAGGCGTGCGTGGGGGCGGTGATGGAGAGGGTGCTGAAGGTGGGGCGGGAGGGGAGGGAGGCGGCGGTGGCTGTGCTGTGGGCGGCGTGCGTGGCGGCGGAGGACCGGCGGGCGAGggaggcggtggcggtggcgagaGGCGGCGCGGCGAAGATACTGGTGGTGATGCAGGGCGGGTGCTCGCCGGCTGCGGCGAGGATGGCCAGGGAGCTGCTCCGGGTCTTCAAGGTGGACGCCGAGAGCTGCAGCGTGGGCTACGACACCAAGACGACCCACATCATGCCTTACTAA
- the LOC103983659 gene encoding E3 ubiquitin-protein ligase PUB23-like, which produces MEPLEIPSYFLCPISLEIMRDPVTLPTGITFDRDSIERWILDAKHSTCPVTRRPLPDCELTPNHTLRRLIQAWCALHSPSGVEMFPTPRTPVGKRQIAELLEAAMAPQSRLTSLRKLKAVVSESHRNKRYVETTPGVIDFAAFVIVNYASNSVEDEEETRACDEALIILQTLEISQEGLLDLLAKNANIIESLTTILRRSNGQSRSYATLLLRSLLGVFSPARSIGLHAELFQEMVNVLRDRISHQATKAALHALVRLCPWGTNRTKAVEAGAVHVLVELLLEDPERRVTELVLAALDRLCGCAEGRTELVRHRAAIPAVSKKILQVSQLASEKAVRILHTVARHSPAAELLEEMLQLGVVTKLCLVLRVGCGGKTEEKARQILRLHSRVWMHSLCLHPHLRLSYPTL; this is translated from the coding sequence ATGGAGCCGTTGGAGATCCCTTCCTACTTCCTTTGCCCCATCTCTCTCGAGATCATGAGAGACCCGGTGACCCTGCCCACCGGCATCACCTTCGACCGCGACAGCATCGAGCGGTGGATCCTGGACGCCAAGCACAGCACATGTCCGGTCACGAGGCGGCCTCTGCCGGACTGCGAGCTCACCCCCAATCACACTCTCCGCCGGTTGATCCAGGCGTGGTGCGCCCTCCACTCCCCCAGCGGTGTCGAGATGTTCCCGACTCCGAGGACCCCCGTCGGCAAGCGGCAGATCGCCGAACTGCTTGAAGCCGCCATGGCGCCCCAAAGCCGACTCACCTCCCTTCGAAAGCTGAAGGCCGTCGTCTCCGAGAGCCACAGGAACAAGCGGTACGTCGAGACCACTCCTGGCGTAATCGACTTCGCAGCCTTTGTCATAGTGAACTACGCATCGAACTCAgtcgaagacgaagaagaaaccAGAGCTTGTGACGAAGCACTCATTATACTTCAGACTCTTGAGATCTCCCAAGAAGGACTGCTCGATCTTTTGGCGAAGAACGCCAACATAATCGAGTCGTTGACGACGATTCTGCGACGATCGAACGGTCAATCACGAAGCTACGCGACTCTGCTTCTGAGATCTTTACTCGGAGTGTTCTCCCCGGCACGATCGATCGGCCTCCACGCAGAGCTATTCCAGGAGATGGTGAACGTGTTACGTGACCGGATCTCGCACCAGGCCACCAAGGCGGCGTTGCATGCGCTCGTCCGGCTATGCCCATGGGGAACCAACCGAACCAAGGCCGTGGAAGCCGGCGCCGTCCATGTTCTGGTCGAGCTCCTCCTCGAAGATCCCGAGAGGAGAGTCACCGAGCTGGTGCTCGCGGCGCTGGACCGGCTCTGCGGGTGCGCGGAGGGGCGGACGGAGCTGGTCCGCCATAGGGCGGCCATCCCTGCGGTGTCCAAGAAGATCCTGCAGGTGTCGCAGCTGGCGAGCGAGAAGGCGGTGAGGATATTGCACACGGTGGCGCGGCACTCGCCGGCGGCGGAGTTGCTGGAGGAGATGCTGCAGCTGGGGGTGGTCACCAAGCTCTGCCTGGTACTACGAGTTGGCTGTGGGGGGAAGACGGAGGAGAAGGCCAGGCAGATCCTAAGGTTGCATTCAAGGGTGTGGATGCACTCTCTATGTTTACATCCTCATCTCAGGCTCTCTTACCCAACTCTTTAA
- the LOC135639109 gene encoding WAT1-related protein At1g68170-like: MEGVKPVAGMVLVQVVFAGVNIFYKLALNDGMDSRILVAYRYLFAAAFLCPLAFFMERKTRPKMTWKVLMLSFFSGLLGGTISQNLYLSCVRITSATFASAMTNLIPAITFVLAVLFRLESLAVLTVSGQAKALGTLTGVGGAMLLTFYKGATINLWSTHIDLLRSHHDEGGAQPQPQQDSGNHVMGSLFAVISCLSYAMWLIIQTRMSKQYPCHYTGTALLCFMAAAQSVVYALCGERSMSSWRMRLDVRLLTTIYSGVAASGIILIVLSWCIKKRGPLFASIFNPLMLIIVALLSTFLLNEQLHLGSVIGSALIVAGLYAVLWGKSREATEVDESPPELIDVFVVDASNATGYQEKKPSAQVGDVQT, translated from the exons ATGGAGGGAGTGAAGCCGGTGGCGGGGATGGTGCTGGTTCAAGTAGTGTTCGCCGGTGTAAATATCTTCTACAAGCTCGCCTTGAACGATGGCATGGACAGCAGGATTCTGGTGGCGTATCGGTACCTCTTCGCGGCCGCCTTCTTATGCCCGCTCGCCTTCTTCATGGAAAG GAAGACGCGACCAAAGATGACATGGAAGGTGTTGATGCTATCGTTCTTCAGCGGGCTTTTAGG GGGTACGATATCGCAAAATCTGTATCTATCATGTGTTCGTATTACATCTGCAACCTTTGCTTCAGCAATGACTAATCTCATACCGGCAATCACATTTGTTTTGGCAGTCCTATTCAG ATTGGAGAGTTTAGCTGTTCTTACTGTGTCTGGGCAAGCCAAAGCTTTAGGAACACTTACAGGCGTTGGTGGTGCCATGCTCCTCACCTTCTACAAGGGAGCAACCATTAATCTCTGGTCCACACATATCGATCTTCTCAGGTCTCATCACGATGAAGGAGGAGCTCAACCACAACCTCAACAGGACTCGGGCAACCATGTCATGGGCTCGTTGTTTGCGGTCATAAGCTGCTTATCCTACGCGATGTGGCTGATCATTCAG ACAAGGATGAGCAAACAATACCCTTGTCATTACACGGGCACAGCGTTGTTGTGTTTCATGGCAGCAGCGCAATCTGTAGTTTATGCCCTCTGTGGAGAGAGAAGTATGAGCAGCTGGAGAATGCGGTTGGATGTGAGGCTTCTTACAACAATCTACTCC GGTGTGGCGGCATCAGGGATAATCCTCATAGTATTGAGTTGGTGCATCAAGAAAAGAGGTCCTCTGTTTGCGTCCATATTTAACCCTTTGATGCTTATCATTGTGGCTCTCCTGAGCACGTTTCTCCTGAATGAACAGTTGCACCTCGGAAG CGTGATTGGATCAGCATTAATCGTGGCGGGGCTTTACGCCGTGCTTTGGGGTAAAAGCAGAGAGGCAACCGAAGTGGACGAGTCGCCACCGGAGCTCATAGACGTCTTCGTCGTTGATGCCAGCAACGCCACTGGCTACCAAGAGAAGAAACCATCCGCCCAAGTAGGAGATGTACAGACTTAG